A part of Providencia sp. PROV188 genomic DNA contains:
- a CDS encoding Rpn family recombination-promoting nuclease/putative transposase, with translation MKPKHTPTAHDAAFKGFMTQVDSAKDFFDIHLPEHIKALCDFSTLALTNSSFIDKQLRSRLSDVLYSVQTTEGEGYIYLLVEHQSTPDKLMAWRLMHYAFLAMNQHLQQGHKTLPLVVPVLFYHGGRSPYPYSQLWTDCFPLPDMANELYTQPFPLVDVTVIDDNELVNHRKVAVMELAMKHKYLRDEFDKVIPLLAQALNQQYNDDNDIVTILNYLFIALDSPNFEHIVQQLSEQADKHQEVIVNIAQRLQDKGRQEGLQQGIELGIEKGREEERLLAHQRQLDMARNLLKNGVSLDLIIESTGLSREELISLQ, from the coding sequence ATGAAACCTAAGCACACGCCGACGGCACATGATGCGGCTTTTAAAGGGTTTATGACGCAGGTTGACAGCGCAAAAGATTTTTTTGACATTCATCTGCCTGAGCATATTAAAGCGTTATGCGATTTCAGTACGCTGGCACTCACAAATTCCTCGTTTATAGACAAACAGCTGCGATCTCGATTATCCGATGTGCTCTATTCGGTGCAAACCACCGAAGGTGAAGGGTATATTTACCTTCTCGTCGAGCACCAGTCGACGCCCGATAAACTAATGGCCTGGAGACTTATGCACTATGCTTTCTTAGCCATGAACCAACATCTTCAGCAAGGGCATAAAACGTTACCGTTAGTAGTGCCGGTGCTGTTTTATCATGGTGGTCGTTCACCCTACCCCTATTCTCAATTGTGGACCGATTGCTTTCCGTTACCAGATATGGCCAATGAATTGTATACCCAACCTTTCCCGTTGGTTGATGTGACGGTGATTGATGATAATGAGTTGGTCAATCATCGTAAAGTGGCCGTGATGGAGCTGGCGATGAAGCACAAATATTTGCGGGATGAATTTGATAAGGTTATCCCCCTATTGGCACAAGCGCTCAATCAACAGTATAATGATGATAACGACATCGTCACTATCCTCAATTATCTGTTCATTGCACTGGACTCCCCCAACTTTGAACATATTGTCCAGCAATTGAGTGAACAGGCAGATAAGCATCAGGAGGTTATTGTGAATATAGCACAACGCTTACAAGATAAAGGCCGTCAAGAAGGCCTGCAGCAAGGCATTGAGCTTGGTATCGAGAAAGGTAGAGAAGAAGAACGACTGCTTGCACATCAGCGTCAACTGGATATGGCGCGTAACTTGCTCAAGAACGGTGTTAGCCTTGATCTTATCATTGAGAGTACCGGTTTAAGCCGCGAAGAGCTCATTTCCCTGCAGTAG
- a CDS encoding DUF2913 family protein codes for MTKTSNSPITVEEKNRWLGKLAFAALVALKLAQWDGKAARNAQSENLFLLRWLQTALKQKRFHRCVVHDFEWLINLGQQRLMTSKLKSRLEYLWRSCCCDIACQSDLFRLTYATELLKDLGWNSVVLSDDRWQKLITKKPMLTGTTTFYVTQTALTAGFSDDGKQVNSVNFWVLGDKEQFSEVIKQHHLCGQFDENLPHYTLLLSR; via the coding sequence ATGACCAAGACTTCTAATTCCCCGATTACCGTTGAAGAAAAGAATCGTTGGCTGGGTAAATTAGCCTTTGCCGCTTTAGTCGCGCTTAAACTGGCCCAATGGGATGGAAAAGCGGCTCGAAACGCCCAATCTGAAAATCTTTTTCTGCTTCGTTGGCTACAAACAGCCCTGAAACAAAAACGGTTTCATCGCTGTGTCGTCCATGATTTTGAATGGCTTATCAACCTTGGTCAACAACGGTTAATGACCTCAAAACTGAAATCGCGGTTAGAATATCTGTGGCGTTCGTGTTGTTGTGATATTGCCTGCCAAAGTGATTTATTTCGCTTAACCTACGCGACTGAGCTGCTCAAAGATTTAGGGTGGAATAGTGTAGTACTCAGTGATGACCGTTGGCAAAAACTGATCACGAAAAAACCGATGCTAACCGGAACCACCACCTTCTATGTCACTCAGACTGCCTTAACCGCAGGGTTTAGTGATGATGGAAAACAGGTTAACTCGGTGAATTTTTGGGTGCTGGGTGATAAAGAACAATTTAGCGAGGTCATCAAACAACACCATCTTTGCGGCCAGTTCGATGAAAATTTACCACACTATACGTTGTTGCTATCTCGGTAG
- a CDS encoding ProQ/FINO family protein yields MERKTLTLKRPTIEKESESTELVIQRRRKQVVVNTQRKPHKPAKTVQPQPSKKVPPPPAKKQKAVVIRLEKKVIPPTPPKKHLPLEEAISNLSAYWPQLFPNGQLRPMAVGTREALFADKKARELPISTKKLKRSLATISHSVKYRTTIMPGAARYDKDGQPNGTVTELDVADTLKRIQKLAKQQSRIV; encoded by the coding sequence ATGGAACGCAAAACACTGACGTTAAAACGTCCGACGATAGAAAAAGAGTCGGAAAGTACTGAACTGGTTATTCAACGTCGCCGTAAACAGGTCGTGGTCAATACACAGCGTAAACCCCATAAACCCGCCAAAACAGTGCAACCGCAACCGTCTAAAAAAGTGCCCCCTCCGCCGGCGAAAAAACAGAAAGCGGTTGTCATCCGGTTAGAAAAAAAAGTGATCCCGCCGACGCCGCCAAAAAAACATCTCCCTTTAGAGGAAGCTATTTCGAATCTCTCAGCCTATTGGCCACAGCTTTTTCCCAATGGACAACTTCGACCGATGGCGGTTGGCACACGTGAAGCCTTATTTGCGGATAAAAAAGCTCGTGAGTTGCCGATTTCAACTAAAAAGCTGAAACGCAGCCTTGCGACCATTAGCCACAGTGTGAAATACCGCACCACGATTATGCCTGGCGCGGCACGTTATGATAAAGACGGTCAACCGAATGGCACTGTCACCGAGTTGGATGTCGCCGATACGTTGAAACGTATTCAAAAACTGGCTAAACAACAATCACGAATCGTATGA